Proteins from one Cryptomeria japonica chromosome 4, Sugi_1.0, whole genome shotgun sequence genomic window:
- the LOC131048986 gene encoding non-specific lipid transfer protein GPI-anchored 13, with amino-acid sequence MAKSLLFLGFVMALMVGFAVSDIASDQRECFSKLYQLIPCISYVQGFDKSPTEACCNNLVQLYSASPKCLCLLMINESNAVGNGININHTLALHMPEACQMEANISTCPGLLHISPYSPEVKGFKLNTTSASAPQVAVGFSSSPTDSPPITSSSGFQVKTEETLAIFIMAFLLNNFINAIIEFPSVL; translated from the exons ATGGCTAAATCATTACTGTTTTTAGGATTTGTGATGGCATTAATGGTGGGTTTTGCAGTTTCAGACATTGCAAGTGACCAGAGAGAGTGTTTTTCTAAGCTTTATCAGTTAATTCCATGTATTTCTTATGTGCAAGGCTTTGACAAGAGCCCCACAGAAGCCTGTTGTAATAACCTTGTTCAGCTCTACTCTGCTTCTCCCAAGTGCCTGTGCCTCCTCATGATAAATGAGTCCAATGCAGTTGGAAATGGGATAAATATCAACCACACTCTGGCTTTGCATATGCCTGAGGCTTGTCAAATGGAAGCCAATATCTCTACATGCCCAG GTCTTCTTCATATTTCTCCATATTCTCCAGAGGTCAAGGGATTCAAGCTGAACACCACCTCAGCTTCTGCTCCTCAAGTTGCTG TTGGGTTCTCTTCTTCTCCAACTGATAGCCCTCCAATTACTTCCAGTTCAGGTTTTCAAGTGAAGACAGAAGAGACATTGGCTATTTTCATCATGGCTTTCCTGTTGAACAATTTTATTAATGCCATCATTGAGTTTCCTTCTGTGTTGTAG